Proteins encoded within one genomic window of Halocatena marina:
- a CDS encoding M20 family metallopeptidase has translation MTDPSPNIDAADSAATDAVTKRIDAEETISLLQELVRIRSPYFEEAEITTFVYDWLDARGLDPELHQVTEPDIVGFEGNNVIARLSGSDPDAPTLLLNAHMDTVQLVEAWEEDPLSGRIEDGKLYGQGACDMKGGLAGIMVAFEALAAADIELAGDVVFTAVVDEEGPYGLGANQLIRDDIVADCDVAIVTEPGPTLAREDIENPALILGARGRFLHDITVTGEAAHGSQPQTGTNAVVDASRLADALTDIEVGSHEQLGDGSICPLKIEGGSETLSVPEYCRLLVDRHIVIGETEDRVRADAERVVERLDLDSTVDIGFREAPAADVRYGPYVTDADHPLVGALSTAVETVTGDEPAIGYFASVGDFNYFGHRAELPTVIVGPDGENIHGAGEFVYTDEVVDVAHIVAAGCVSLLSA, from the coding sequence ATGACTGACCCATCACCTAATATCGACGCTGCCGACTCGGCCGCCACAGACGCGGTCACGAAACGAATCGACGCAGAGGAGACGATTTCGTTGCTTCAGGAACTCGTCCGTATTCGGAGTCCGTACTTCGAAGAAGCGGAAATTACAACGTTCGTCTACGACTGGCTCGACGCGCGTGGTCTCGATCCCGAGCTTCATCAGGTGACTGAGCCGGATATCGTTGGGTTCGAGGGGAACAACGTGATTGCGCGCCTCTCTGGTTCGGACCCGGACGCACCGACGCTCCTGTTGAACGCCCACATGGATACCGTTCAACTCGTCGAGGCGTGGGAGGAAGATCCACTCTCCGGTCGAATCGAGGACGGGAAGCTCTACGGTCAGGGTGCCTGCGACATGAAAGGCGGGCTCGCGGGGATCATGGTGGCGTTCGAGGCACTCGCGGCGGCCGATATCGAACTTGCGGGGGATGTCGTCTTCACCGCTGTCGTCGACGAGGAAGGACCCTACGGGCTCGGTGCGAACCAGCTCATCCGGGATGACATCGTCGCGGACTGCGATGTGGCCATCGTGACTGAACCTGGACCGACTCTTGCTAGAGAGGATATCGAAAATCCCGCCCTCATTCTTGGTGCCCGGGGTCGATTTCTCCACGACATTACTGTCACTGGAGAGGCAGCACACGGTTCACAGCCACAGACGGGAACGAACGCAGTGGTCGATGCGTCCCGTTTGGCTGACGCACTCACTGATATTGAGGTCGGCTCGCACGAACAGCTCGGTGACGGCTCGATCTGTCCGCTCAAAATCGAGGGAGGCAGCGAAACGCTCTCTGTCCCCGAGTACTGTCGCCTCCTCGTTGATCGCCACATCGTCATCGGCGAGACCGAAGACCGCGTTCGCGCTGATGCAGAACGCGTGGTCGAGCGTCTCGACCTCGATTCGACGGTCGACATTGGATTCCGTGAGGCCCCAGCAGCGGACGTTCGATACGGCCCGTACGTCACCGACGCCGATCATCCGCTCGTGGGAGCACTTTCCACCGCTGTCGAGACGGTCACAGGAGACGAACCGGCCATCGGCTACTTCGCCAGCGTCGGTGATTTCAACTACTTCGGCCATCGTGCCGAGCTTCCGACAGTCATCGTTGGACCCGACGGGGAGAACATCCACGGGGCAGGCGAGTTCGTCTACACCGACGAAGTCGTCGACGTGGCACACATCGTCGCTGCCGGTTGCGTGTCGCTCCTCAGTGCCTGA
- a CDS encoding low molecular weight phosphatase family protein, translated as MSDKDNTTVRLAFMCVQNAGRSQMATAFAERERAERELEESVEIRTGGTLPADHVHAEVIDVMSEVDIDLSDRTPREISTEELLSCDIVATMGCSTLDVSEAESSVDVRDWALDDPDGQDLDAVRAIRDDIRDRVTAIFNEISVSEENENATTEQIS; from the coding sequence ATGAGTGATAAGGACAATACAACAGTTCGACTCGCGTTTATGTGTGTACAGAATGCTGGTCGGAGCCAAATGGCAACTGCATTTGCCGAACGTGAGCGCGCCGAACGCGAGCTCGAAGAATCAGTTGAGATCCGTACAGGCGGAACGCTCCCCGCAGACCACGTCCACGCTGAAGTTATCGATGTGATGAGCGAAGTGGATATTGATCTCTCTGATCGAACCCCGCGCGAGATCTCCACTGAGGAGCTACTCTCATGTGATATCGTCGCAACGATGGGATGCTCTACACTCGATGTGAGTGAAGCCGAGTCGTCTGTCGACGTTCGTGACTGGGCACTCGATGATCCCGACGGACAAGATCTCGATGCTGTCCGGGCGATTCGTGACGACATTCGGGATCGGGTGACAGCAATTTTCAATGAGATTAGCGTCTCTGAAGAGAACGAAAACGCCACTACAGAGCAAATATCCTAA
- a CDS encoding PIN domain-containing protein — MPRALLDTTVLFAAAYQRDGSHDEALPIVRGIDNGSLPEAVILDYVLAESLNGLTTHAGHGAAVDLLNRLEENPQFHIDSLTTDAFAAAKALFRRHRPLSFVDACIVAYMQIEGLGYLYAFDDDFDACEDVYRLTTPTNPYDPQ; from the coding sequence ATGCCACGCGCACTCCTTGATACGACTGTTCTCTTTGCAGCGGCCTATCAACGGGACGGTTCCCACGACGAAGCTCTTCCGATTGTTCGAGGAATCGATAACGGTTCACTACCGGAAGCAGTTATTCTCGACTACGTTCTCGCAGAAAGCCTCAACGGCCTCACCACGCACGCCGGACACGGTGCGGCTGTGGATCTTCTCAACCGTCTTGAAGAAAACCCACAGTTCCATATTGACTCTTTGACGACAGACGCTTTCGCAGCGGCCAAGGCGTTGTTCCGACGCCACCGACCGCTCTCATTTGTCGATGCGTGCATTGTCGCATACATGCAGATTGAGGGGTTGGGTTATCTCTACGCATTCGATGATGACTTCGATGCTTGCGAGGATGTCTACCGGCTCACAACTCCGACGAATCCCTACGACCCACAGTAA
- a CDS encoding AbrB/MazE/SpoVT family DNA-binding domain-containing protein, with the protein MSSKRVDAESKVSGNQANIPARIRRELDIDDGDQLRWHIESDDSIRVEVIQQKTGTFADFDGYDGDRDTDVTTEHDVWGIE; encoded by the coding sequence ATGAGTAGCAAACGGGTCGACGCCGAAAGCAAGGTCTCGGGCAATCAAGCAAACATTCCCGCTCGTATCCGCCGCGAACTCGACATCGACGACGGTGACCAGCTCCGGTGGCATATTGAATCGGACGACAGTATTCGAGTAGAAGTTATCCAACAGAAAACCGGGACATTCGCTGACTTCGATGGCTACGACGGTGACAGAGACACCGATGTTACCACCGAACACGATGTCTGGGGCATCGAGTAG
- a CDS encoding sterol desaturase → MERTRRDSFIALCVGGGISVGSYWLIGDISLAFVTGLCWACGLKLTFHIGHLYPAYTTGETWADQRWAGLGIGLIALASINGLSPMLSLSNGQRLGFGLLVIGTGFVAYTAGTLTILERVGGDSNDSTSQLANSD, encoded by the coding sequence ATGGAACGAACAAGGCGAGATTCCTTCATCGCTCTCTGTGTTGGGGGAGGAATCAGCGTCGGATCGTACTGGCTTATCGGAGATATTAGCCTTGCATTTGTAACCGGTCTTTGTTGGGCCTGCGGACTCAAACTCACCTTCCATATTGGGCATCTATATCCGGCATACACCACGGGAGAGACGTGGGCTGATCAACGATGGGCCGGGCTTGGTATCGGACTCATAGCTCTCGCTTCCATCAACGGTCTGAGTCCAATGCTCTCACTCTCGAATGGCCAACGGCTTGGATTTGGATTGCTCGTCATCGGTACCGGATTTGTGGCATACACGGCGGGAACACTCACTATTTTAGAACGAGTAGGAGGTGATTCGAATGACAGTACCTCGCAATTAGCGAATAGCGATTAA
- a CDS encoding NAD(P)/FAD-dependent oxidoreductase, producing MASANDYDVLIIGGGPAGLSAGIFTGRADLETAIVNDGDPILRRNAHLENYPGFPAGINSRLLLDMMADQAERAGCEHHDARIVTLELVGDEFIAETGAGEIFTATSVVAATKNTVEFLEGIDGVEIIERGKSFVETDDRGRTGVPGLYAAGRLALQPYQTIIIAGHGASVGVAVVEDSDVPFYHDWVAPEGYFTGRGREIPPGCEELSPTERQQREGESLDAMREAVAKPHPDEPIQHPSVQEK from the coding sequence ATGGCAAGCGCTAACGACTACGATGTACTGATCATTGGAGGTGGACCGGCTGGGTTGTCGGCGGGAATCTTTACGGGACGGGCCGATCTGGAGACAGCGATCGTCAACGACGGCGATCCAATCCTTCGACGTAATGCGCACTTAGAGAACTACCCGGGCTTTCCTGCTGGTATCAACAGCCGATTGTTGCTGGATATGATGGCAGACCAAGCCGAACGCGCTGGGTGTGAACATCACGATGCACGGATCGTCACGCTCGAACTTGTAGGCGATGAGTTCATTGCTGAGACGGGAGCAGGCGAGATCTTCACCGCGACGTCCGTTGTTGCTGCCACGAAGAACACGGTTGAGTTCCTCGAAGGAATTGATGGTGTTGAGATTATCGAGCGCGGGAAATCATTCGTCGAGACCGACGACCGCGGACGGACTGGCGTACCGGGGTTGTATGCCGCGGGACGTCTTGCTCTCCAACCGTATCAAACGATCATCATCGCTGGCCACGGCGCCTCCGTGGGTGTCGCGGTGGTCGAAGACTCGGACGTTCCGTTCTATCACGATTGGGTTGCCCCAGAGGGCTACTTCACTGGTCGCGGCCGGGAGATTCCCCCCGGCTGTGAGGAGCTCAGCCCAACGGAACGACAGCAACGTGAGGGTGAATCCCTCGACGCCATGCGTGAAGCTGTTGCCAAACCGCATCCCGATGAACCGATTCAACACCCGAGCGTTCAGGAAAAGTGA
- a CDS encoding serine hydrolase, with product MTTSLLEAELHHDIESFVSDWVCDEGVPGVSIAIVDETDLLFTDGFGARDRETNTSATPETLYGIGSCTKSITAVAILQLVENGRLSLTDPISDYLPHLKDVDGDPITIHELLTHSSGMPSDGSLSALITRLTDRSDEDTALPLSSAGDFRRHVEGSIGERLTDRDHFFYYNTGYTLLGESIEAVTEQPYTDYVRSHIHDPLGMTRSLFSQSEFESAENRMTPYNQKDGAAVEGSLAFDERLFAAGGMISSVKELANYLQMFLGSGTVNDHTILSAESIETMIKPYSTRERYLDDREQGYGYGVSVEPFLDDTLIHHGGMMGTTTAWFGYLTTAEIGTIILCNTAPEKRPSDLGKAVLAILRDESPSAVVPTYMLEQKAKPLLGEYASYRGVRTASVTQNSGGLHISFDDPGWSADYYVYPERLQSDDYHYHFITDGGKRIPVEFRLEDDGVSMLFQRWHLHKQ from the coding sequence GTGACAACTAGCCTCCTCGAAGCAGAGCTACACCACGACATCGAATCATTTGTTAGCGATTGGGTTTGCGACGAAGGTGTTCCCGGTGTGAGCATTGCGATCGTCGATGAAACAGATCTCCTCTTCACCGACGGATTCGGCGCACGAGATCGTGAGACAAACACATCAGCGACCCCTGAGACACTGTACGGAATCGGCTCCTGCACCAAATCGATTACAGCCGTCGCAATTCTACAACTAGTTGAGAATGGTCGGCTCTCGCTTACTGATCCAATCAGCGATTATCTGCCTCATCTCAAAGACGTCGATGGCGATCCGATTACGATTCACGAACTGTTGACGCATTCCTCGGGGATGCCAAGCGACGGTAGCCTTTCAGCACTCATCACACGTCTTACGGATCGTAGCGATGAGGATACTGCTCTTCCATTGAGTAGTGCTGGGGATTTTCGCCGGCATGTCGAGGGATCGATCGGCGAACGGCTGACCGATCGTGATCACTTCTTCTACTACAACACAGGCTATACGCTCCTCGGTGAGAGTATCGAAGCGGTAACCGAGCAGCCCTACACGGACTACGTTCGTTCACATATTCACGACCCGTTAGGGATGACGCGGTCGTTGTTCTCACAGTCGGAGTTTGAATCAGCAGAGAATCGAATGACGCCCTACAATCAGAAGGACGGGGCTGCTGTCGAGGGCAGTTTGGCATTCGATGAGCGGTTGTTCGCAGCGGGTGGCATGATAAGCTCGGTGAAAGAGCTGGCAAACTATCTCCAGATGTTTCTCGGTTCGGGAACAGTCAACGATCACACAATCCTCTCTGCAGAATCGATCGAAACGATGATCAAGCCGTATTCGACACGCGAAAGATATCTCGACGATCGCGAGCAAGGCTACGGCTATGGTGTGTCTGTCGAGCCGTTCCTCGATGATACCCTCATCCATCACGGAGGAATGATGGGAACGACAACCGCTTGGTTTGGGTACCTCACGACCGCTGAAATCGGCACCATCATTTTGTGCAACACTGCGCCCGAGAAACGACCGTCAGACCTCGGTAAAGCAGTCCTCGCCATTCTCCGTGATGAATCGCCATCAGCTGTGGTCCCAACGTATATGTTAGAGCAGAAGGCAAAGCCGCTGCTCGGAGAGTACGCTTCCTACCGCGGCGTTCGAACTGCGAGTGTTACCCAGAATAGCGGTGGCCTTCACATTTCGTTCGATGATCCGGGATGGTCTGCTGATTACTACGTCTATCCCGAACGATTACAGTCTGATGACTACCACTACCATTTCATCACTGATGGTGGAAAGCGGATCCCGGTTGAGTTCCGTCTCGAAGACGACGGAGTAAGTATGCTGTTCCAGCGGTGGCACCTCCACAAGCAGTAA
- a CDS encoding nucleoside hydrolase gives MNTKLLLDVDPGNDDAIALFIALAADDIDLIGVTTVAGNTTVDNATENTLSLLELVDRADVPVVKGADRPLVDELVMAEHIHGPNGLPETVRETLPAPTQEPVDQHAVDFILEQASEYGEELTIAALGPQTNIALALAKEPNLPEMVGDIYQMGGALKTTGNVTPQASFNFYVDAVAAARVVQDARPKIVGLDVTEHVYVDTEDILALAEEPAPLPTMAAILEFSIEEVRSKFGHDGGLASDAVVLADIVTNALEFEEAYVEIDTSGGPSNGATIYDEHDVHEKPTNCEVALDVDGDAYQRTVTENLLLFRD, from the coding sequence ATGAATACGAAACTGTTACTCGACGTAGACCCAGGAAATGACGACGCTATCGCGCTGTTCATTGCTCTCGCTGCCGATGATATCGACCTCATTGGCGTTACGACAGTTGCGGGCAATACAACAGTCGATAATGCAACGGAGAACACGTTGTCCTTACTTGAGCTGGTCGACCGAGCCGACGTCCCCGTTGTGAAGGGTGCAGACCGACCGCTTGTGGATGAACTCGTGATGGCTGAACACATCCATGGACCGAACGGACTTCCTGAGACTGTCCGTGAGACCCTTCCTGCTCCAACTCAGGAGCCAGTCGACCAGCATGCTGTTGACTTCATTCTTGAACAGGCAAGCGAATACGGGGAGGAGTTGACTATCGCTGCACTTGGACCACAGACCAACATAGCACTAGCGTTGGCGAAAGAACCAAACCTCCCAGAGATGGTTGGAGATATCTATCAGATGGGTGGAGCACTGAAAACGACGGGAAACGTAACGCCGCAGGCATCGTTTAATTTCTACGTCGATGCTGTCGCTGCCGCCCGCGTCGTCCAAGACGCTCGGCCGAAGATCGTCGGGCTCGATGTAACAGAGCACGTTTACGTGGATACAGAGGACATTTTGGCACTCGCCGAGGAGCCAGCTCCTCTCCCGACGATGGCCGCCATTCTAGAGTTCAGTATCGAGGAGGTACGCTCGAAGTTCGGGCACGATGGTGGATTAGCAAGTGATGCGGTCGTTCTAGCTGATATCGTCACCAACGCGCTCGAATTTGAGGAAGCGTACGTCGAAATCGACACATCGGGTGGTCCTTCGAACGGCGCAACGATTTACGATGAGCATGATGTCCACGAAAAGCCGACGAACTGTGAGGTGGCACTCGATGTGGATGGGGATGCGTATCAACGGACGGTTACTGAGAATCTTCTACTGTTTCGTGACTGA
- a CDS encoding nucleoside hydrolase, producing MSRKLLLDVDPGIDDALAILMALGSDDVDVVGLTTVMGNTTLENTTKNALSLLEFVDRTDIPVVKGTDRPFADDLVMAEYVHGPGGMPESLREALPEPSTEPIDQHAADFILEQAREYGEELTIAAVGPQTNIALALALDPTLPDMIDDIYQMGGALKTTGNVTPQASFNFYVDAVAAARVVQDAWPMVVGLDVTEPAYLPQTARNRFRDRGAYGDVVADILKYKAQGPDGTVAEGGSITSDAVVMAGLLDDVLTYEDAYVEVDTTNGPSNGATIYDEHGVCTTSPNCTVALDVNVERCRASIVSNLETFICQ from the coding sequence ATGAGTCGAAAACTACTACTGGATGTCGATCCCGGCATTGACGATGCGCTTGCTATCCTAATGGCGCTCGGAAGTGACGATGTAGACGTTGTCGGACTCACGACTGTCATGGGTAATACGACCCTTGAGAACACAACAAAGAACGCTCTGTCTTTGTTGGAGTTCGTCGACAGAACTGACATTCCCGTTGTGAAAGGCACAGACCGACCGTTTGCGGATGACCTCGTGATGGCAGAGTACGTTCACGGTCCGGGCGGTATGCCCGAATCTCTCCGTGAAGCACTTCCAGAGCCATCGACAGAACCGATCGATCAACACGCCGCCGATTTCATTCTCGAACAGGCACGTGAGTACGGGGAGGAGTTGACTATCGCTGCTGTCGGACCGCAAACAAACATAGCACTGGCGCTGGCTCTCGATCCCACGCTTCCAGATATGATTGATGACATATACCAGATGGGTGGGGCACTGAAAACGACGGGAAACGTAACGCCGCAGGCGTCGTTTAATTTCTACGTCGATGCTGTCGCTGCCGCCCGCGTCGTCCAAGACGCTTGGCCAATGGTTGTCGGGCTCGATGTGACGGAACCTGCCTATCTCCCGCAAACAGCACGAAACCGATTCCGTGACCGGGGAGCGTACGGCGACGTCGTTGCAGATATTCTCAAGTACAAAGCGCAGGGCCCGGACGGAACAGTCGCTGAGGGTGGTTCCATCACAAGCGACGCAGTGGTCATGGCTGGGCTTCTCGACGATGTCCTCACGTACGAAGACGCCTACGTGGAAGTCGACACGACGAATGGACCGTCGAACGGTGCGACGATATACGACGAACACGGTGTCTGTACAACGTCTCCAAACTGCACTGTTGCACTCGATGTGAACGTTGAGCGCTGTCGTGCCTCCATCGTGTCGAACTTGGAGACGTTCATATGCCAGTAA
- a CDS encoding NAD-dependent epimerase/dehydratase family protein — translation MNVLLTGAFGRVGTAIIDHLADREEYEFTYLNRSDRQEYDTVVADVSDYDSIRPAFDDQDVVIHLAGYPEPDGSWDDILKNNIIGMYNTLEAAKDAGVSKFIFGSTNHVVGMYEVEFAPELYELDYELTVDQQSPRRPDSYYGTSKSFGEDLGRYYVENYQYPEQFYALRICSVRHEEYDHPYGDAEHGVDAEKWERGSSEYELKVARMKAMWQSRRDLAHQVDCCLQDDDVSFDVFYGVSNNDRRWFSFEHGRNVIGYDPQDNGEEWDAPPESQ, via the coding sequence GTGAATGTCTTACTGACAGGAGCATTCGGTCGTGTAGGAACAGCCATCATTGATCATCTCGCAGACCGTGAGGAGTACGAATTCACATATCTCAACCGGTCTGACAGACAAGAATACGACACCGTTGTTGCAGATGTGTCCGACTACGATAGTATCCGGCCGGCCTTCGACGATCAAGATGTTGTTATTCATCTCGCTGGATATCCTGAGCCGGATGGCTCGTGGGATGATATTTTGAAGAACAACATCATTGGGATGTACAACACGCTCGAAGCCGCAAAAGATGCTGGCGTATCGAAATTCATCTTCGGGTCGACTAACCACGTTGTCGGCATGTACGAAGTGGAATTCGCGCCCGAGCTGTACGAACTGGACTACGAGTTGACAGTCGATCAGCAGTCACCACGTCGTCCTGACTCTTACTATGGAACGTCAAAATCGTTCGGCGAAGACCTCGGTCGATACTACGTCGAGAACTACCAGTATCCAGAACAGTTCTACGCGCTCCGTATCTGCTCAGTTCGCCACGAGGAGTACGATCATCCATACGGTGACGCAGAACACGGCGTCGATGCGGAAAAATGGGAGCGTGGCAGTTCGGAGTATGAGTTGAAAGTCGCGCGAATGAAGGCGATGTGGCAGTCTCGTCGTGACCTCGCTCATCAGGTCGATTGCTGTCTGCAAGATGATGATGTTTCGTTTGACGTGTTCTACGGTGTTAGCAACAACGACCGTCGCTGGTTCAGCTTTGAGCACGGGCGTAACGTTATCGGGTATGACCCACAGGACAACGGTGAGGAGTGGGACGCTCCACCAGAGAGTCAGTGA
- a CDS encoding mandelate racemase/muconate lactonizing enzyme family protein, translating into MKIEEIESFAVSIPLEEPVAFATRVVEERDHAIVYVRTEDGTEGVGYTLGYGGASVVAKAVESVLAPMIEGEDPRDTSRLWREMFDGTVQIGRKGVMVRAISCIDIALWDIKAKAAGMPLYKLLGGYADEVPAYASGGYYREGKDLDGLREEMETYVDRGHDVVKMKVGRKPLEEEVERVRVAREAIGPNRTLLMDANGKWTNKQEAVRACQAFAPYDPYFIEEPVMPDSLDLYREVNESLDYAVAGGELEFNRYGFADLLRENAVEIIQPDVTVVGGVTEWMRVADMAACHDIPVAPHYNWDLHIQLLAAIENGLWIEYFYRDSDVKAFDDVLTYPVEPTDGMIELPQRPGHGVELDRPALEAFRV; encoded by the coding sequence ATGAAAATTGAAGAAATAGAGAGCTTTGCCGTATCGATCCCGTTAGAAGAGCCCGTCGCATTTGCGACCCGTGTCGTTGAAGAGCGCGATCATGCCATTGTCTACGTTCGAACAGAGGATGGCACAGAGGGCGTTGGATACACACTCGGCTATGGTGGGGCAAGTGTCGTTGCAAAGGCTGTCGAAAGCGTTCTCGCACCAATGATCGAGGGCGAAGATCCCCGCGATACGTCACGTCTTTGGCGAGAGATGTTCGATGGAACTGTCCAGATCGGCCGCAAAGGCGTGATGGTTCGGGCCATCTCGTGTATTGACATTGCCCTCTGGGACATCAAAGCAAAGGCCGCAGGGATGCCGTTGTATAAACTACTCGGCGGATACGCCGACGAGGTTCCAGCCTACGCTAGTGGAGGGTACTACCGCGAGGGAAAAGATCTCGACGGACTCCGCGAGGAGATGGAGACGTATGTCGACCGAGGGCACGACGTCGTGAAGATGAAAGTCGGTCGAAAACCCCTCGAAGAAGAGGTAGAGCGAGTCCGCGTTGCCCGCGAGGCAATCGGTCCGAATCGGACACTCCTCATGGACGCAAACGGCAAATGGACCAACAAGCAAGAGGCTGTCCGCGCTTGTCAGGCGTTTGCTCCGTATGATCCGTATTTCATCGAAGAGCCCGTAATGCCCGATAGCCTCGATCTCTATCGTGAGGTCAACGAGTCACTCGACTACGCGGTTGCCGGTGGTGAGTTGGAGTTCAACCGATACGGATTCGCGGATCTTCTCCGCGAGAACGCCGTTGAAATCATCCAACCAGACGTCACCGTCGTTGGTGGTGTCACTGAGTGGATGCGTGTCGCTGACATGGCCGCGTGTCACGACATCCCAGTTGCACCGCACTACAATTGGGATCTGCATATTCAGCTGCTCGCAGCCATTGAGAACGGCCTCTGGATCGAATATTTCTACCGCGATTCAGATGTGAAAGCCTTCGACGATGTGCTCACGTACCCGGTTGAACCAACAGACGGGATGATCGAACTCCCCCAACGTCCCGGTCATGGCGTTGAACTCGATCGACCCGCACTCGAAGCGTTCCGGGTATAG
- a CDS encoding fumarylacetoacetate hydrolase family protein, translating to MTRLARTIDGRPLLGDDDGFVPLSSVDPSLSTIRETLSLAAEGSLPTPDEAAASRIPSAQLSFAAPFERPGKLWGIGLNYADHASDLNEDRPTEPASFMKPATTATGPGGPIRLPPRDLTDRVTAEAELAVVIGQTCSDIDVSAAEHVVAGFIPVIDMTAEDILERNPRFLTRAKSFDSFFVFGPSLVTTDQVGPLDDLSVRTIVNGEVAAENQIRNMMTSPYELVAFHSKVMTLEPGDVIATGTPGAKHIIPEDSVRAEIDRVGAVESDVVG from the coding sequence ATGACACGACTTGCACGAACAATTGACGGCAGACCGTTGCTCGGCGACGACGACGGATTTGTTCCGTTGTCCTCTGTCGACCCGTCGCTTTCGACGATTCGAGAGACGCTTTCACTCGCTGCCGAAGGTAGTCTTCCGACGCCAGACGAGGCGGCGGCGAGTCGAATACCTTCAGCGCAACTCTCGTTCGCTGCACCGTTTGAACGCCCGGGGAAGCTCTGGGGGATTGGGCTGAACTACGCTGACCATGCGTCTGATCTGAACGAGGATCGGCCGACTGAACCGGCGAGCTTCATGAAACCCGCCACGACAGCAACCGGTCCCGGTGGACCAATTCGGCTTCCACCCCGCGACCTAACGGATCGGGTGACAGCGGAAGCCGAGCTCGCCGTGGTTATTGGACAGACCTGCTCTGACATCGATGTGTCTGCTGCAGAACACGTTGTCGCTGGATTCATCCCGGTTATCGATATGACCGCAGAGGACATCTTAGAACGGAATCCCCGCTTTTTGACGAGAGCGAAAAGCTTCGATTCATTCTTCGTTTTCGGTCCATCGCTTGTGACTACCGATCAAGTTGGGCCGTTAGACGATCTCTCGGTTCGAACGATCGTTAATGGGGAGGTCGCTGCGGAAAATCAGATCCGGAATATGATGACCTCCCCGTACGAACTGGTCGCATTCCACTCGAAAGTCATGACGCTCGAACCAGGGGACGTGATAGCAACGGGAACGCCCGGTGCAAAACACATTATCCCCGAAGATAGTGTTCGAGCCGAGATCGATCGCGTTGGCGCTGTCGAGTCAGACGTGGTTGGATGA
- a CDS encoding SDR family oxidoreductase, whose translation MDYEIDGNVAVVAASSSGLGKASAKALASEGAHVVINGRTEDRLEEATADIRSIAEGDVLAVRGDLTDPDDIAHLIDRTIEEYGTIDHLVTNAGGPPSGSFMETDDEDWYEAFDLLVMSVVRLVRAAAPHLRENGGTLVTITSRSVKEAIPSLVLSNAVRMSVIGLEKTLSTELSPDVRSNAVLPAPHETARQQELIQDAVDRGEYETYEAGLDAKGTINPLGRIGDPMELGEAVAFLSSECSSFINGVAIPVDGGQGASNL comes from the coding sequence ATGGACTATGAAATAGATGGAAATGTAGCCGTCGTCGCGGCTTCGAGTAGCGGTCTCGGGAAAGCGTCAGCGAAAGCACTGGCGAGCGAGGGTGCACACGTCGTTATCAACGGTCGAACTGAAGATCGTCTCGAAGAAGCCACAGCAGATATCCGATCTATCGCCGAGGGTGATGTTCTGGCTGTTCGAGGAGATCTAACAGATCCAGATGATATCGCACATTTGATCGACCGAACGATCGAGGAGTACGGCACGATCGATCACCTCGTGACCAACGCTGGTGGTCCACCAAGCGGATCGTTCATGGAGACAGACGACGAGGACTGGTACGAGGCATTCGACCTCCTCGTGATGAGCGTCGTCCGTCTCGTCCGTGCGGCTGCCCCGCATCTCCGTGAGAATGGTGGGACCCTCGTTACCATCACTTCTCGGAGCGTCAAAGAGGCAATTCCTTCGCTAGTACTTTCGAATGCCGTTCGGATGAGCGTTATCGGCCTCGAGAAGACGCTTTCAACGGAGCTCTCTCCGGACGTACGATCGAACGCTGTTCTCCCAGCGCCTCACGAGACGGCCAGACAGCAGGAACTAATCCAAGACGCTGTCGATCGGGGGGAGTACGAAACCTACGAGGCTGGTCTCGATGCTAAGGGCACGATCAACCCGCTCGGACGTATCGGTGACCCAATGGAACTTGGTGAGGCTGTCGCGTTTCTCTCGTCGGAGTGTTCGAGTTTCATCAACGGCGTTGCGATTCCAGTTGATGGAGGACAGGGTGCGTCCAATCTATAA